In the genome of Raphanus sativus cultivar WK10039 chromosome 9, ASM80110v3, whole genome shotgun sequence, the window ACTGCTCAAGGTTGTCTGTGAAGTGAGCATCTAAAAGTCTATGAATCTTTCTTTGTTTCACAGACCTCTTCCTGAAGATAGAGTACAGCTTCTCATCACAGcgaactttcttcttctttctatgATCAAGCAGGTTTTCCTGACGAATGTATTTGTTGATAATAGACTCCACGCTACGTTCTGACATGGCATGTCTGGTATCTTCCCCTATTGATGTTAGGAAATCAATAAGGGACTTtgaacaccatctgataagcaCTGTATTCTTGTTTTTCTCCACCGTTTTACAATCTTCTGCATCATCATCAACTGTGTCCTTCAGCTTGGCGACTTGCTTCTGTGACTTTGAAGTGTGTGCAGCATTGAGTGAAGAAGATCTGCGGACATCTTTGTGCCTTAACTTGGTAACTTTCCTTTGTGAACTTTTGGCACCAAGGACATCCTCTTGTTGTTTTGCTAAGTTCGGTTGTGTGCCAAATACATTGTGATCATGTTTTGTGATATCTCCAGAAACGTTACAGGCCTCTCCTCCTGATTTCCCTTCTCCACAACAGCTCTCAGCCGAGCATGCGCAAGTCTCACACGTACTGACATCAGAGGTACATGACGGCTTTGTCTCCTCCTCTCGGACTTTTGTTGCTACATTTGTAGAGCTTAGTGTCTCGGTTATCCATATTCTCTCTTCTTTGCCCTCCATTCCCGTGTAAGGTGCAAAAGCCTCAAAGACACATGTTAGGTCACGGATTCGTTGCTTCGCTATCTTACTTTGTACCTTCTTCCTCTTTGCTGCTGGGGTCCCTATGTCAAAAATGGGCACATCCGAGAAACATTGTTTAAAAACCGATACAACACTTGCcaaatacatacatacatacatacatgaCCAAAATCCTTGAGCTTACCTGGTCTGGGGTAAAACTGAGGTTTCACTTCCTTCTCACAAGTCTTGGTTGCCCAGATTTGAGGTTTCACTTCCTTCTCATAAGTTTTCTCATGTGACCTTTCtattctctgcttcttcttccaCGGCTGGGAAACCCTTTCACTCATTCCAATGAAGCCACGGTCCGAACGTGTGTTACATTCTAACGGCTCAAGGTTGTCTTTGAAGTGAGCATCTAAAAGTCTATGAATCTTTCTTTGTTTCACAGACCCCTTCCCGAAGATAGAATACAGCTTCTCATCCCAAcgaactttcttcttctttatctgAGGTATGTATTTGAGGATAACAGACTCCACGTTGTGCTGTGACATTGCACGTCTTGTATCTTCCCCTATTGATGTCAGGAAGTCAATGAGCGGCTTTGAACACCATCTGATAAACACCGTGTTCTTGTTTTTGCCCACCGGTTTATAATCTTCTGCATCATCATCAACTGTGTGCTTCAGCTTGGCGACTTGCTTCTGTGACTTTGAAGTGTATGCATCGTTGAGTGGAGATCTGGGAGCATCTTTGTGGTCAGACAGCGAATGCTTGCGATCAACTGTGTGCTTCAGCTTGGCGACTTGATTCCGTGACTTTGAAGTGTGTGCAGCATCATTGAGTGAAGATCTGGGAGCATATTTGTGCCTTAACTTGGTAACTTTCCTTTGTGAACTTTTGGCGCGAAGGACATCTTCAAAAGTGATGTCTTCTTGCTTTTTTGCTATCTCCCAACATTCGAGAAACAGGCACTCAAATGTAACTGTATCTGTCAGGTCGAGCTTATCCTGCAAACCAGTAGAGTAAGGTTGAGCAGAGAAGAATAACACTTCAAGTGTCATGAAAAAAGTAGTTAAACATTTGTGTAATCAcacttttttttaaaggaaaaaatgaCTATATATAACAAGTTTTAACATATGCTAATCCTTGCGGATATATATTTCATTCCATTCAAGACATCAGATTCATCTATCATTTCCTAAACACATTAAGTTATCAAAACTTCAAGATAAATAGAGGCTTAGGCGTCAAAATCAGggttaaaatgaaataattttgatatatataatggttagaaacataCCCCAGCAGTATCATACTTTTGAATCTCTTCCAAAACAACCACATACTCCTGGCACTGGTTGCATAACCCTTTATTCGGTTTGAGGTGAACAAACTCAGCATGGGTAACACACCCTTCACATACGGAATGTGGGCAACAAAGACAGAGCAGCTTAGGTCTCTTCCCACACAAGTAGCAACTGTGCCATTCTGAAAATTAACAAATTCACAATCAAAACAATAATCCCTCCATAAAGCAAAGCATTACAAATACAGTAATATATACGGACGTTGTCAAATTTGTGTTTGTAAACCCTTAACAGACCCAAAAACACCTAACAAGGTAAGACATTATTAGTTTTCGAAGATTATAGACTTAATTCAATCACCTTTGGCTAAAGAGACAGACAAAAGAAAATGACCCAAAGGTTGTTACTTTGAGTTAGAAATGGCTCTCTGCTAgcataaagaaagaaacttatacgcaatgattttttttttaaagaagaagaagcttgaaaaaaaacaaaaagaaacttatATGTCTCTCATATCCCGACATAAAAACCATTAAACTAATCAAGAAGAGACATGTGACGGAAGCTCAAAGATGCGTgccaattacaaaataattaggAATGAAGGTAAAAAGATTAGCAACTTTTACCGCAGATATAAGAATCATCGCTCTCTTCTGCTGCGTTATTATAATTGTCAACACAAGAGGCATAAGGTTTCACTTCCTTCTCATGCGACCTTTCtattctctgcttcttcttgcACGGCTGGGAAACCCTTTCAGTCTTTCCACGGTCCGAACGTGTGATACATTCCAACTCCTCAGTGTTGTCTTTGAAGTGAGCATCTAAAAGTCTATGAATCTTTCTTTGTTTCACAGACCTCTTCCCGAAGATAGAATACAGCTTCTCATCGCAAcgaactttcttcttctttctatgATCAAGCAGGTTTTCCTGACGAATGTATTTGTTGATAATAGACTCCACGCTACGTTCTGACATCGCATCTCTGGTATCTTCCCCTATTGATGTTAGGAAATCAATGAGGGGCTTTGAACCCCATCTGATAAACACCATGTTCTTGTTTTTGCCCACCGTTTTATAATCTTCCGCATCATCAACTTTGTGGTCAGATAGTGGATACTTACGACCAACTGCGTGGTTCAGCTTGGCGACTCGATTATGTGACTTTGAAGTGTGTGCTGCATCATTGAGTGAAGAAGATCTGGGAGCATCTTTGTGCTTTAACTTGGTAACTTTCCTTTGTGAACTTTTGGCGCAAAGGACATCTTCAAAAGTGATATCTTCTTGCTTTTTTGCTATCTCCCAACACTCGAGAAACAGGCACTCAAATGTATTCGTATCTGTCAGGTCGAGTTTATCCTGCAAATTAACCAGCAGAGTAAGGTTAAGCAGAGAAGAATAACACTTCAAAAATGTCATGAAAAAAAGTATCAGGTGTAGACATAAAGTAGTTAACATTTGTGTTATcgcttttatttaaagaaaaaatgactATAAATAACAAGTTTTAACATATGCTACATTTCATTCCATTCAAGACATCAGATTCATCTATCATTCCCTAAAACACATTAAGTAACTGCAACAGACGGGCTATCAAAACTTTCAATACAAGAAGAGGCTTAGTATCAAAAAATCAGGggttaaaatgaaataattttgatatatatataatggttagaaacataCCCCAGCAGCATCATACTTTTGAATCTCTTCCAAAACAACCACATACTCCTGGCACTGATTGCATAACCCTCTATTCGGTTTGAGGTGAATAAACTCAGCATGGTTAACACAGCCTTCACATACAGAACGTGGGCAACAAAGACAGAGCAGCTTCGGTCTCTTCCCACACAAGTAGCAACTGTGCCATTCTGCAATTAACAAAATTCACAATCAAACACTAATCCCTCCATAGAGCAAGTATGACAAATACAGTAATCTATACGAACAGTTGTCAAATTTGTGTTTGTAAACTCTTAACAGACCCAAGAACACCTAACAAGGTAAGACATTATTAGTTTACGAAGATTATAGACTCGATTCAATTACCTTTGGCTAAAGagacagacaaaaaaaaaaatgacccaaAAGGTTGTTACTTTGAGTTAGGAATGGCTCTCTGCTAgcataaagaaagaaacttatACGTATAATGGATTTTTAGAGGCTATCGAGGGGTGGGGTATACATCACACGGTCTTAGAGTGCAACTCTGATGCATTTTCAATAGCTGACTGGACCTCTACCTAATGGTTCCCTTAGGGCTTCTCTATATCTATCTAGCTCTCATGAAGGTAAAAAGATTAGCAATTTTTACCGCAGATATAGGAATCGTCACTCTCTTCTGCTGAGTTATTATAATTGTCAACACAAGAGGCATGATAAGCTTTCGGACAGTCCCTGAAACGAAAGCACAGTGAGGTTGAGTTAGATGCATACATTTAAATTAGACGTGACAACAATGTTCACATTTATTACggaaaatttttgatttttaagatTATCAAGAGAGACTGACTTGTAGTCACAGAGCATTAAGCTACCACCGTCTTTGCAGACGAAGCACCAGTCTTCCCACAATTTCTCCTTCTTCGCCATCTATTGCCGTCGTTCACTCTCGAGTCGCTACTTGGCGACCTAGCGACGACCGGGAAGCGAAAAATGTcaccttttttttatttacttgtCGTATTTGTTTAATCAATTACCAAGCGTCCAACGTTAGAAGTCGAAACGCGACTTCTGGTTTGCTTTCTCTATTATATCCTTGTCACGAATCTGGGGACACGCACAACTTCAAAGGGTAATATCGTAAAATGAAATACCTTTTTTTAGCAAGTTCTAACGTATTATTTTCATGTGATCCTATTACAAGGaatttgtttcttctttatATCCGTTTGGGAAATGTAGCGGTTGcgttttattaacatttttgcCATAAATTAttacacaacaaaacaaaacgacACGAAGTAGAAATGAAAACGACAGTGTTGAGAAATTAGCAAAGAAGATCAAGACTAAGTTTGAGACTAAGCTAGGAAAGTAACTGATGACGAGGCACAACTCACGTGACTTATTGGGATTGAAGGACCACAAGACTAGCTGTTGAGGTTCAGTCTGTTAAAGCATATTTTGTCGGCTTCTCTGCAGGAAGTTAACGTTATGCGTCTTTAATGGGTCGTACGGATAGAGCATAGCCAGCTGGAGCATCCGAAGCGCATTAGGTCAAGTGTGAGTgagtatatatatgtgttttaattCAGAGAGATAGATAAGAGCAGAAAGAGAGCATTTATCAAAGTGTAAGCTTGTAAGTGTTTTTTTGAGTTTGTAAGCTACGTTCAAACCGAGACAGATACTGCAAAGGCCTTGAGGTTTAAATACACTTGTAAACTATGATCTAGTGGATTCTAGGAGACAGTTCCCGGCCCAGACTAACACCCTCGTTAACGGATGTAACTGGGTTAACAATCGCTTGAGTCttgctttgttttcttcttcttcactctgtTTTATTACTCTGTTCTCGAACTCTACTTTATAAATTCTGCTTCTTCATCGTAAGCGAGTAAAGTTGGAGTCTTGGTGAGTGTGTG includes:
- the LOC108825457 gene encoding uncharacterized protein LOC108825457 isoform X1, which produces MAKKEKLWEDWCFVCKDGGSLMLCDYKDCPKAYHASCVDNYNNSAEESDDSYICEWHSCYLCGKRPKLLCLCCPRSVCEGCVNHAEFIHLKPNRGLCNQCQEYVVVLEEIQKYDAAGDKLDLTDTNTFECLFLECWEIAKKQEDITFEDVLCAKSSQRKVTKLKHKDAPRSSSLNDAAHTSKSHNRVAKLNHAVGRKYPLSDHKVDDAEDYKTVGKNKNMVFIRWGSKPLIDFLTSIGEDTRDAMSERSVESIINKYIRQENLLDHRKKKKVRCDEKLYSIFGKRSVKQRKIHRLLDAHFKDNTEELECITRSDRGKTERVSQPCKKKQRIERSHEKEVKPYASCVDNYNNAAEESDDSYICEWHSCYLCGKRPKLLCLCCPHSVCEGCVTHAEFVHLKPNKGLCNQCQEYVVVLEEIQKYDTAGDKLDLTDTVTFECLFLECWEIAKKQEDITFEDVLRAKSSQRKVTKLRHKYAPRSSLNDAAHTSKSRNQVAKLKHTVDRKHSLSDHKDAPRSPLNDAYTSKSQKQVAKLKHTVDDDAEDYKPVGKNKNTVFIRWCSKPLIDFLTSIGEDTRRAMSQHNVESVILKYIPQIKKKKVRWDEKLYSIFGKGSVKQRKIHRLLDAHFKDNLEPLECNTRSDRGFIGMSERVSQPWKKKQRIERSHEKTYEKEVKPQIWATKTCEKEVKPQFYPRPGTPAAKRKKVQSKIAKQRIRDLTCVFEAFAPYTGMEGKEERIWITETLSSTNVATKVREEETKPSCTSDVSTCETCACSAESCCGEGKSGGEACNVSGDITKHDHNVFGTQPNLAKQQEDVLGAKSSQRKVTKLRHKDVRRSSSLNAAHTSKSQKQVAKLKDTVDDDAEDCKTVEKNKNTVLIRWCSKSLIDFLTSIGEDTRHAMSERSVESIINKYIRQENLLDHRKKKKVRCDEKLYSIFRKRSVKQRKIHRLLDAHFTDNLEQLERGFSGKNQSVFMPCKCKKKQSIESSTDETYDKELKPDQTGFATINAEENIKLVYLLRSLVLELLKKHNENFGEKVVGTSLDHWRCFSLIRHILPRCIIYYTLFMSFSLCNGDDTRETNNRSEKRDYWVFLMGVLSGVCLPGVAAKGLIWCKKMKDAKNAKKKQNKKKKNKKTMNPENKDPKDMDMNDPGEDDKDMNDPAEDDGTALSGTQDVPKPVEKTNLKIGKLGVDLDSHVTYSDGIQVFEGKYDARIVSVNRKHLKDDDRDEGSDVASSAFMEMANHYACDTEYILRFYGRESDITYMYMCFEKWECSIGDLIRFCSSEVAVARESLADKQISFLKEFKSKNKLWEEGTGYPTSLLVSLIRDLVQGVADMHDMYYIHGNLNPETVLIVSKDNGDHVAAKIGDLSLSRHRTNKSMSVTGIWPAPEQTPRKSSKTTYQGIENDIYALGLTVVYMLARRPLYKDESDFKTRTMDQTTIYQLKLLPQEAYYLWKALANFNYELRPTAKEALAHPFFWTQDKRNLLLERASESFRTMKTQSKEYASLIMLVNKSEKEVFKGIKYEWDEVLDEKLVSFMDEKEAEENGPRYNRRHLIDLVRFVRNTLVHVKEEKFPGDVKAIVGGSRTKVGEYFARKFPCLLMEVHMITRNLFSKHEDFQTFFEKA
- the LOC108825457 gene encoding uncharacterized protein LOC108825457 isoform X2 produces the protein MAKKEKLWEDWCFVCKDGGSLMLCDYKDCPKAYHASCVDNYNNSAEESDDSYICEWHSCYLCGKRPKLLCLCCPRSVCEGCVNHAEFIHLKPNRGLCNQCQEYVVVLEEIQKYDAAGDKLDLTDTNTFECLFLECWEIAKKQEDITFEDVLCAKSSQRKVTKLKHKDAPRSSSLNDAAHTSKSHNRVAKLNHAVGRKYPLSDHKVDDAEDYKTVGKNKNMVFIRWGSKPLIDFLTSIGEDTRDAMSERSVESIINKYIRQENLLDHRKKKKVRCDEKLYSIFGKRSVKQRKIHRLLDAHFKDNTEELECITRSDRGKTERVSQPCKKKQRIERSHEKEVKPYASCVDNYNNAAEESDDSYICEWHSCYLCGKRPKLLCLCCPHSVCEGCVTHAEFVHLKPNKGLCNQCQEYVVVLEEIQKYDTAGDKLDLTDTVTFECLFLECWEIAKKQEDITFEDVLRAKSSQRKVTKLRHKYAPRSSLNDAAHTSKSRNQVAKLKHTVDRKHSLSDHKDAPRSPLNDAYTSKSQKQVAKLKHTVDDDAEDYKPVGKNKNTVFIRWCSKPLIDFLTSIGEDTRRAMSQHNVESVILKYIPQIKKKKVRWDEKLYSIFGKGSVKQRKIHRLLDAHFKDNLEPLECNTRSDRGFIGMSERVSQPWKKKQRIERSHEKTYEKEVKPQIWATKTCEKEVKPQFYPRPGTPAAKRKKVQSKIAKQRIRDLTCVFEAFAPYTGMEGKEERIWITETLSSTNVATKVREEETKPSCTSDVSTCETCACSAESCCGEGKSGGEACNVSGDITKHDHNVFGTQPNLAKQQEDVLGAKSSQRKVTKLRHKDVRRSSSLNAAHTSKSQKQVAKLKDTVDDDAEDCKTVEKNKNTVLIRWCSKSLIDFLTSIGEDTRHAMSERSVESIINKYIRQENLLDHRKKKKVRCDEKLYSIFRKRSVKQRKIHRLLDAHFTDNLEQLERGFSGKNQSVFMPCKCKKKQSIESSTDETYDKELKPDQTGFATINAEENIKLVYLLRSLVLELLKKHNENFGEKVVGTSLDHWRCFSLIRHILPRCIIYYTLFMSFSLCNGDDTRETNNREKRDYWVFLMGVLSGVCLPGVAAKGLIWCKKMKDAKNAKKKQNKKKKNKKTMNPENKDPKDMDMNDPGEDDKDMNDPAEDDGTALSGTQDVPKPVEKTNLKIGKLGVDLDSHVTYSDGIQVFEGKYDARIVSVNRKHLKDDDRDEGSDVASSAFMEMANHYACDTEYILRFYGRESDITYMYMCFEKWECSIGDLIRFCSSEVAVARESLADKQISFLKEFKSKNKLWEEGTGYPTSLLVSLIRDLVQGVADMHDMYYIHGNLNPETVLIVSKDNGDHVAAKIGDLSLSRHRTNKSMSVTGIWPAPEQTPRKSSKTTYQGIENDIYALGLTVVYMLARRPLYKDESDFKTRTMDQTTIYQLKLLPQEAYYLWKALANFNYELRPTAKEALAHPFFWTQDKRNLLLERASESFRTMKTQSKEYASLIMLVNKSEKEVFKGIKYEWDEVLDEKLVSFMDEKEAEENGPRYNRRHLIDLVRFVRNTLVHVKEEKFPGDVKAIVGGSRTKVGEYFARKFPCLLMEVHMITRNLFSKHEDFQTFFEKA